The following coding sequences lie in one Halomonas sp. 'Soap Lake #6' genomic window:
- the hutG gene encoding formimidoylglutamase: MAANTETTATMIDMSPWQGRTDPEANSERWHQKIQPLSQTAIPGCALVGFESDAGVARNQGRTGAAKGPTALRKALAPLAWHRTGPAYDAGNIRCEGDALETAQQHLADHLSALLKADHFPIVAGGGHEVAYGSWLGLAQHLTDKGEKAPRIGIINFDAHFDLRDPSHVRSSGTPFAQIADECAQRGWPFRYACLGISRAANTRALFSRAAELGVMVREDRDFQPAQLESIRRDLERFMVRCDHLYLTIDLDVLPASEAPGVSAPAARGVSLSVIEPLIEAIRDSGKLRLADLAELNPDHDIDSRTARAAARLVFQLALDT; the protein is encoded by the coding sequence ATGGCGGCTAATACAGAGACAACGGCAACAATGATCGACATGTCACCCTGGCAAGGCCGAACAGACCCTGAAGCCAACAGCGAGCGTTGGCATCAAAAGATCCAGCCACTCAGCCAAACGGCAATTCCGGGCTGCGCCCTGGTGGGTTTTGAAAGTGATGCAGGGGTTGCCCGCAACCAAGGACGTACCGGCGCAGCTAAAGGCCCGACAGCTTTGCGTAAAGCACTGGCACCACTTGCCTGGCACCGTACTGGGCCAGCTTATGATGCTGGGAATATACGCTGCGAAGGCGACGCATTAGAAACGGCACAACAGCACCTTGCCGATCATTTAAGTGCGTTACTCAAAGCGGATCATTTTCCCATTGTCGCGGGTGGTGGTCATGAGGTGGCCTATGGCAGCTGGTTGGGGCTTGCCCAACACCTCACGGATAAGGGTGAGAAAGCACCGCGCATAGGCATTATCAATTTTGATGCCCACTTCGATCTTCGGGACCCATCCCACGTTCGCTCTTCGGGCACCCCCTTTGCGCAAATTGCCGATGAGTGCGCTCAGCGTGGCTGGCCATTCCGCTACGCCTGCTTAGGAATTAGCCGTGCCGCCAATACCCGCGCTCTGTTTAGCCGCGCAGCGGAACTCGGCGTGATGGTTCGCGAAGATAGAGACTTTCAGCCCGCCCAACTGGAGAGCATTAGGCGCGACCTGGAGCGCTTCATGGTGCGCTGTGACCACCTCTATCTAACGATCGATCTGGATGTTCTACCTGCGTCCGAAGCACCTGGCGTAAGTGCTCCTGCCGCCAGAGGTGTCTCACTCTCAGTGATTGAACCGCTGATCGAGGCCATCCGCGACAGCGGCAAGCTACGCCTAGCCGACCTAGCCGAGCTAAACCCTGACCACGACATCGATAGCCGTACTGCCCGCGCGGCGGCCCGGCTTGTTTTTCAGTTGGCGCTCGACACCTAA
- the hutI gene encoding imidazolonepropionase, translating to MSNATDRHLWRDISVFDGLRTLPEPMAVITEGARVTLLTPMGEFNEQLASSCIEMGHGGVMTPGLVDCHTHLVFGGSRAEEFEARLEGASYEEIAKRGGGILSTVRATREASEDTLLMLAKPRLEALIADGVTTVEIKSGYGLTVKDELKMLRVARRLGEILPVNVVTTLLGAHALPPEYKDDSDGYIDLVCQEMIPAAVAEGLADAVDVFCEKIAFSVAQCERVFEAAQHHGLPIKAHAEQLSNLGGTAMAARHGALSADHIEYLDDTGIAAMREAGSVAVILPGAFHTLRETQQPPIAALRKAGVPMAVATDANPGSSPLFMPTLMLNLACTLFRMTPQEALAGMTAHGASALGLKEQGRIYEGAAADLCVWNVESPAELAYAVQPGRLRQRLLQGVVTHGG from the coding sequence ATGTCGAATGCAACGGATCGCCATCTCTGGCGCGACATCAGCGTCTTCGATGGTTTACGGACATTGCCAGAACCAATGGCCGTTATCACGGAGGGAGCACGAGTCACTCTCCTAACACCCATGGGTGAGTTCAATGAGCAACTCGCCAGTAGCTGCATCGAGATGGGCCACGGCGGTGTCATGACCCCAGGGCTTGTGGATTGCCACACGCACCTTGTCTTTGGAGGCTCCCGAGCAGAGGAGTTCGAAGCGCGGTTGGAAGGGGCAAGCTATGAAGAGATTGCCAAACGAGGGGGCGGCATTCTCAGCACCGTTCGCGCCACTCGCGAGGCTAGCGAAGATACCCTGCTTATGCTCGCTAAACCGCGCCTTGAAGCCCTGATCGCCGACGGTGTCACTACCGTGGAGATTAAGTCTGGCTATGGGCTAACCGTCAAAGACGAGCTAAAAATGCTGCGCGTCGCACGGCGCCTGGGCGAGATACTACCTGTAAACGTCGTCACTACCTTGCTGGGCGCTCACGCCCTTCCCCCGGAATATAAAGACGATAGCGACGGCTATATTGATCTGGTCTGTCAGGAAATGATTCCCGCAGCAGTGGCTGAAGGTCTAGCTGATGCTGTCGATGTTTTCTGCGAAAAAATCGCCTTCTCCGTAGCACAGTGTGAACGCGTCTTCGAAGCGGCACAGCACCACGGCCTCCCCATTAAGGCCCATGCTGAACAGCTCTCCAACCTAGGTGGCACGGCCATGGCCGCTCGCCACGGTGCGTTATCCGCTGATCATATCGAATACCTGGATGACACCGGCATCGCCGCCATGCGTGAGGCAGGCAGCGTGGCCGTCATTCTGCCCGGCGCTTTCCACACCCTGCGTGAAACGCAACAACCGCCTATCGCTGCCCTGCGCAAAGCAGGCGTTCCGATGGCCGTTGCCACCGATGCTAATCCCGGTAGCTCACCACTATTTATGCCCACGTTGATGCTCAACCTGGCCTGCACACTGTTCCGTATGACGCCTCAAGAAGCGCTTGCAGGAATGACCGCCCATGGCGCTAGCGCACTGGGGCTGAAGGAACAAGGGCGAATCTACGAGGGTGCAGCAGCTGACCTGTGTGTTTGGAATGTCGAATCCCCCGCCGAGCTCGCTTACGCGGTGCAACCGGGACGTTTGCGCCAACGTTTGCTTCAGGGAGTAGTGACCCATGGCGGCTAA
- a CDS encoding YjiH family protein produces the protein MLTPNPPSQQRPSIALMLKLFLPSALGILIFFVPVEIGGRSTILLDHMVTGARGLLGEASGLYALALIVSGAAYPLVRGYWNRNVTERIFTALKLLGVVAALLAITGWGPAFLHEPDMLPFLFDKLVIPVGLIVPIGAIFLALLISYGLLELIGVLVQPVMRPIWRTPGRSAIDAVASFVGSYSIGLLITNRVYQAGQYSAREAAIIATGFSTVSATFMIIVARTLDLMAVWNLYFWLTLLITFIVTAVTVRLPPLSRMDDSAEYGEPEAVAGKRLSTAWQTGLEVAARAPALHKSVAINFKEGLVMAISILPSIMSVGLLGLLAAKYTPLFEWLGWLFYPFVAVWGVADAAALAQASAAGLAEMFLPALLMAEAEFVARFAAGVVSVSSVLFFSASIPCILSTSIPLSVGRMVVVWFIRVALSLLLAIPTGYLVQAIIS, from the coding sequence ATGCTCACACCCAACCCTCCCTCCCAGCAGCGGCCAAGCATTGCGCTGATGCTAAAGCTGTTTTTGCCAAGCGCACTGGGAATATTGATTTTCTTTGTGCCTGTCGAAATAGGAGGCCGCAGCACTATATTGCTTGACCATATGGTGACAGGCGCCCGAGGGCTGTTAGGCGAGGCTAGTGGGCTTTATGCGCTGGCGCTGATTGTGTCTGGTGCCGCGTACCCATTGGTTCGAGGCTACTGGAACCGGAACGTTACCGAGCGTATTTTTACTGCACTAAAATTGCTTGGGGTGGTGGCAGCTCTTCTGGCTATCACTGGCTGGGGGCCTGCTTTTTTGCACGAGCCTGATATGCTGCCGTTCCTGTTTGATAAGTTGGTGATCCCGGTAGGGCTGATTGTTCCTATTGGCGCTATTTTTCTCGCCTTGTTGATCAGTTATGGGTTACTTGAGCTGATAGGCGTGCTGGTACAACCGGTGATGCGCCCTATTTGGCGAACACCAGGACGTTCGGCTATCGATGCAGTAGCCTCTTTTGTAGGCAGTTACTCCATCGGACTTTTGATTACCAACAGGGTTTATCAGGCAGGGCAGTACTCAGCGCGAGAGGCTGCCATCATCGCTACAGGTTTCTCTACCGTATCGGCGACGTTCATGATCATCGTGGCGCGCACGCTGGATTTAATGGCGGTATGGAATCTGTATTTTTGGCTAACGTTATTGATCACGTTTATTGTCACAGCCGTGACAGTACGTTTACCGCCGTTGTCGCGTATGGATGACAGTGCTGAATATGGTGAGCCTGAGGCGGTAGCTGGCAAACGCTTGTCGACGGCTTGGCAGACCGGGTTGGAGGTGGCTGCTCGAGCGCCCGCGTTGCATAAAAGTGTGGCGATCAATTTTAAGGAGGGATTAGTGATGGCCATCAGCATCCTGCCTTCCATTATGTCGGTTGGTTTGCTGGGGCTGCTTGCGGCTAAGTACACGCCACTGTTTGAGTGGTTAGGCTGGCTTTTCTATCCCTTTGTGGCGGTGTGGGGCGTTGCGGATGCTGCGGCACTTGCTCAGGCCTCGGCTGCGGGACTCGCCGAAATGTTTTTACCGGCACTGCTAATGGCAGAGGCGGAGTTTGTGGCCCGTTTTGCAGCAGGTGTGGTGTCGGTATCCTCGGTGTTGTTCTTCTCTGCCTCTATTCCCTGCATTCTTTCTACAAGCATTCCGCTATCCGTAGGGCGAATGGTGGTGGTGTGGTTCATTCGCGTTGCACTAAGCCTGCTGCTCGCCATACCAACGGGATATTTGGTGCAAGCTATTATCAGCTAA
- the hutC gene encoding histidine utilization repressor — translation MTSAPPLYLQIQQHLLEKIQDGAWPAHHQIPPEEQLARDFGVSRMTANKAIRDLVHKGYLTRQPGLGTFVTDRKAESSLVEVYNIADEVRSRGHDYSNSVLVCEAIKADDEIALRLGVRLGSRVFQTLLVHLENDTPIQLENRYVNPRWVPNYLKSDFALHTPNEVLVAACPITDVEHIVEAVLVDQQTAEWLAIDTATPCLSMVRRTWSGEQLISYARLLHPGNRYKLRSSVHRQAS, via the coding sequence ATGACCAGTGCTCCCCCACTTTACCTGCAAATACAGCAGCACTTGCTGGAAAAAATTCAGGATGGTGCCTGGCCAGCTCACCACCAAATTCCCCCTGAAGAGCAGCTTGCCCGGGACTTTGGGGTAAGCCGTATGACGGCCAATAAGGCGATCCGCGATCTCGTCCACAAGGGTTACCTAACCCGCCAGCCGGGGCTAGGCACCTTTGTGACTGATCGCAAAGCAGAATCGTCTTTGGTCGAGGTGTACAACATTGCCGATGAAGTACGCTCTAGGGGGCATGATTACAGCAACAGCGTGTTGGTCTGCGAGGCGATTAAAGCAGATGACGAAATAGCTCTGCGCTTGGGTGTGCGTCTTGGCAGTCGAGTGTTTCAAACGCTGCTCGTACACTTGGAAAACGACACGCCTATTCAGCTTGAAAACCGCTACGTTAATCCCCGCTGGGTACCCAACTATCTAAAGAGCGACTTTGCGCTACATACACCCAACGAAGTACTGGTAGCGGCCTGCCCGATCACCGATGTGGAACATATTGTTGAGGCAGTACTCGTCGACCAACAAACAGCCGAGTGGTTAGCCATCGATACCGCCACCCCCTGCCTGAGCATGGTACGGCGTACCTGGTCAGGCGAGCAGCTCATCAGCTATGCCCGGTTATTACACCCAGGCAATCGTTACAAGCTGCGCTCCTCGGTACATCGCCAAGCCTCATGA
- a CDS encoding GlxA family transcriptional regulator translates to MRLNYSGSLPERVGFLLLPRFSMMAFFSAVEPLRIANRISGKTLFEWTLFSRDGEPVTASNGMTLLVDQTMGGGLDLPSMAVCSGFEPEDHLSRALISWLHRLDQAGCALGGLDTGGFILAAAQLLKGERVTLHWESLPVFRERFPTIETTDELFEVGERRFSCAGGAAAMDMALAVITRRHGSKLAVDVSEQLIHERLRSRHDQQRMTLARRLGTHNRRLIEAVALMERHLEEPLSLAEIAERIGVTSRQLQRLFEHHLHQTPRQWYLSLRLARAKRLLIETDMEILAVGVACGFGSSSSFSRAFRAHFGSSPRAARGS, encoded by the coding sequence TTGCGCCTAAACTATTCTGGATCACTGCCAGAGCGCGTTGGTTTTTTATTATTACCGCGCTTTTCAATGATGGCATTTTTTTCTGCGGTAGAGCCGTTACGAATAGCCAATCGTATCAGCGGCAAAACGTTGTTTGAGTGGACGCTATTTAGTCGTGATGGTGAGCCAGTCACCGCAAGCAATGGCATGACGCTATTAGTCGATCAGACCATGGGAGGTGGTCTCGACCTGCCATCGATGGCTGTGTGTAGCGGCTTTGAGCCTGAAGACCATTTAAGCCGAGCACTCATTTCGTGGTTGCATCGGCTTGATCAAGCCGGATGTGCCCTTGGTGGGTTGGACACCGGAGGGTTTATATTAGCCGCCGCTCAGTTATTGAAGGGGGAGCGGGTCACTTTGCATTGGGAAAGTTTGCCGGTATTTCGTGAGCGCTTTCCAACGATTGAAACGACCGACGAGTTATTTGAGGTCGGGGAGCGGCGTTTTTCCTGTGCGGGCGGTGCCGCAGCCATGGATATGGCCTTAGCAGTCATCACCAGACGTCATGGGAGCAAATTAGCCGTCGATGTCTCGGAGCAGCTTATTCATGAGCGTTTGAGAAGTCGCCATGACCAACAGCGTATGACATTAGCGCGAAGATTGGGGACGCATAACCGGCGCTTAATTGAAGCGGTCGCATTGATGGAGCGCCATTTGGAAGAGCCTTTGTCTCTCGCAGAGATTGCTGAGCGAATCGGCGTTACCTCTCGACAGCTTCAGAGGCTATTTGAGCACCACCTTCATCAAACACCGCGCCAGTGGTATTTGTCACTTCGTTTGGCTCGGGCAAAGCGTTTGCTCATTGAAACGGATATGGAGATTTTAGCGGTGGGCGTTGCGTGTGGGTTTGGCTCGAGCTCCAGCTTTTCACGTGCTTTCCGTGCCCATTTTGGCAGTTCGCCGCGCGCTGCGCGCGGTTCTTGA